In one window of Malassezia japonica chromosome 9, complete sequence DNA:
- the CDC5 gene encoding polo kinase (COG:D; EggNog:ENOG503NWUA): MGPDTASPRVPLGEVSLNRSNSHPELTQVGGKPIREWKRHKTCATAGVLPVHIETSSEDLAVCEQEFDLDGDTEFFESLDESAWLMLDAESAPPPPPAAAPVGFQKANGKRLARPSAAALQQAAKRLRLDEESLDAHTDTLRAPAPIKAEPDAGFSALSQAESDAPMSSMPSQPHAPSQPLAPSQPLAPSPSKTPQRAASHKTQTPSRAPPQTPTVKTSTPAEPQYGAFVARPSVRATPPQTPPVRARPGSALGTVRSRGTPLGATPLGRASISVGITPRAYRTGLGASARSSFTPPFKRTPAAAAPLTEQRRAPEPVFDLAPRDRLSYTQSGLVPRPRSWDTAVAEGVPAEACRILADPPCAAHYAFGGTHGAEEAVKTLHALGAERASQKWVAHHWALILWKLAAYAASQPTNHWWTWQRVVDQLLYRYEREVRRGQHSAVKQIQERTAPADRPMVLCVYHIQRMADDDGTATLLHLTDGWYKIRAELDAPLQRAVDAGKIRLGHKLGIGAAKLHAFGDGTPALDALHTSDLALASNSTVLARWDARLGFQRTSFASSLGRLSSDGGMVALMDIVLDRVYPTGYQEGQLDARGIPTYAGPQHGEEEEAERRAAWAAQRSAAESRLRTGAARVQKVLAWLEARVQPCEPTEPSATADANALLGLVERSEAPVEALVAATQRDTQTRLRALLWSARLRSMALAAPDTDAYRAALDAECHPRTVRAFCIVRFHDALPPTRPSRRTVQLTVWDPPPLAVGLRYTVTHLVPTQAKSWRPRTVEADVMLATTRTTWWSPDPTVSLPAAPRRAVLQSISAQESVPVQRQTSGGADPYKVSENMIHAEAQAQVRGARRQFAPLTGMGNIVPAAQQPASPKRADLPAPVTKDTVTHNASKKPQLPTPPRTIVDPNGNEYERHAMLGQGGFARVFHVTDKYGQDKAFKVIAKSAIMQSKKNRQKILAEIMIHKSLKHVHIVGFEDVFEDSENVYFVLELCHNGNMNDIVKRRGRYQESEARYFMIQILAGIQNMHNNSIIHRDLKLGNVFLDKNMQIKIGDFGLAALLKYPEERKKTVCGTPNYIAPEILYDQGDGHSFEVDVWSVGVILYTLLVGRPPFQTSNVQKIYDRIRRNDYMIPPEANVSHEAQQLIRQILSQRPSERPSLTEIMDHPWFRAGTVPLHVPSDAVHQQPYIPTLTEGESLRNFEQLKAAADWQSDAELEEAAPEVPAKSTREDLRVLEAVEENRDRIDREFQQAIHPGSPISTLLKVGRQPLVKANVPAPTTATALTNKLGQMSLRTQDKENAQRAHRTAPTPTDDAHLRQMTQVVAGTAPTRPLTSMELMVHYLNDALHHFDAEDESPHVPRDADNEAVTIPLPVVVEGEEGELRAKPAAPRQFIISWLDHSEKYGLGYALCNGTVGVHFRDSTSMVLAPRRQTFDYVYNVRLRTTDAAPRTDQLRRENYAIPAGAVQGAVSEAEWLPRELVSKFKLMRFFESEIMERLYGADSPLTYVDEELAAGMGFVHKWYRCKQAIVFRLSSGTVQFNFYDHTKLFLSCDGLVVSAIDSPDKTDGVPVLRTWTLAEMVAIAHPRRSAAEAAAAQAVAGDSARDRFPHFFHTKPSERRFVRQLMKKLRYVRDVLMTTTSASHAAAGAA; the protein is encoded by the exons aTGGGCCCCGACAcggcatcgccgcgcgtgccgctcggcgaggtgtcGCTGAATCGATCCAATTCCCATCCTGAACTGACGCAGGTGGGGGGGAAACCTATACGCGAGTGGAAGCGGCACAAGACATGCGCCACAGCGGGCGTACTGCCGGTCCACATCGAGACGAGCAGCGAGGACCTCGCTGTGTGCGAGCAAGAGTTTGATCTCGACGGCGACACAGAGTTCTTTgagtcgctcgacgagtcGGCATGGCTCATGCTTGATGCggagagcgcgccgcccccgccgccggccgcggcgccggtcggATTCCAAAAGGCGAACGGAaagcgcctggcgcgcccgagcgccgcagcgctgcagcaggccgccaagcgcctgcgcctcgacgaggaaaGCCTGGATGCGCACACGGACAcactgcgtgcgccggcgccgatcAAGGCCGAGCCGGACGCTGGGTTCAGTGCCCTGTCGCAggccgagagcgacgcgcctatgtcgagcatgccgagccagccgcatgcgccgagccagccactcgcgccgagccagccgctcgcgccgagcccATCCAAaacgccgcagcgcgctgcaaGCCACAAAACACagacgccgagccgcgctcCGCCCCAGACGCCCACGGTCAAGACGAGCACGCCTGCCGAACCCCAGTACGGTGCGTTTGTCGCACGTCCTagcgtgcgtgcgacgccgccccagacgccgccggtgcgtgcgcggcccggcagtgcgctcggcacggtccgctcgcgcggtacgccgctcggtgcgacgccgctcggccgcgcctcgatctcggTCGGGatcacgccgcgcgcgtaccGCACCGGCCTCGGTGCGTCTGCGCGGTCGTCGTTTACGCCTCCCTTTAAacgcacgccggccgccgccgcgccgctgaccgagcagcgtcgtgcgcccgagcccgtTTTTGACCTTGCCCCCCGCGACCGCCTTTCGTATACCCAATCTGGCCTTGTGCCTCGTCCGCGGTCGTGGGACACGGCGGTAGCCGAAGGCGtgcccgccgaggcgtgccGCATCCTTGCGGACCCACCCTGTGCGGCGCACTATGCCTTTGGCGggacgcacggcgccgaggaggccgTAAAGacgctgcatgcgctcggcgccgagcgtgcgtcgcaGAAATGGGTCGCGCACCACTGGGCGCTGATCCTCTGGAagctcgcggcgtacgccgcgtCTCAGCCGACAAACCACTGGTGGACGtggcagcgcgtcgtcgaccagctcctGTACCGCtacgagcgcgaggtgcgccgcggccagcACAGCGCCGTCAAGCAGATCCAGGAGCGTACCGCGCCCGCGGACCGCCCCATGGTCCTCTGCGTGTACCACATCCAGCGcatggccgacgacgacggcaccgcgacgctcctccATCTGACCGACGGCTGGTACAAAatccgcgccgagctcgatgcgccgctgcagcgtgcggtcgacgccggcAAGATCCGCCTGGGCCACAAGCTCGGCATCGGTGCCGCGAAGCTGCATGCGTTTGGCGACGGGAcgcccgcgctcgacgcgctgcacacgtccgaccttgcgctcgcctcgAATTCTACCGTGCTTGCCCGATGggatgcgcgcctcgggtTTCAGCGGACGTCGTTTGCGTCGAGTCTCGGGCGCCtctcgagcgacggcggGATGGTCGCGCTGATGGACATTGTGCTCGATCGCGTGTACCCTACGGGCTACCAGGAAGggcagctcgacgcgcgggGCATCCCTACGTACGCCGGCCCCCagcacggcgaggaggaagaggcggagcggcgtgcggcgtgggcggcgcagcgctctGCTGCCGAGAgccgcctgcgcaccggcgccgcgcgcgtccaAAAAGTCCTTGCAtggctcgaggcgcgcgtgcagccCTGTGAGCCGaccgagccgagcgccacggccgATGCgaatgcgctcctcggcctggtcgagcggtccgaggcgccggtcgaggcgctcgtcgccgcgacgcagcgcgacacgcagACGCGGCTACGTGCGCTGCTGTGGAGCGCTCGCCTGCGCTCCatggcgctcgctgcgccggatACCGACGCGtaccgcgcggcgctcgacgccgagtgTCACCCTCGCACGGTCCGTGCGTTTTGCATCGTGCGCttccacgacgcgctccccCCCACGCGCccctcgcggcgcaccgtccAGCTTACTGTGTGGGACCCGCCCCCGCTGGCCGTCGGCCTGCGCTACACCGTCACGCACCTGGTCCCCACGCAGGCCAAGAGCTGGCGCCCCCGCACGGTGGAGGCGGACGTGATGCTCGCCACGACCCGGACCACGTGGTGGAGCCCCG ACCCTACCGTATCGCTTCCtgccgcacctcgtcgtgcgGTGCTCCAGTCGATCTCTGCGCAAGAATCGGTgccggtgcagcgccaAACATCCGGCGGAGCCGACCCCTACAAAGTGTCGGAGAACATGATAcatgccgaggcgcaggcccaggtgcgtggcgctcgccggcagTTTGCCCCCCTTACGGGGATGGGCAACATTGTgcctgccgcgcagcagcctGCCTCGCCGAAGCGTGCCGACCTGCCCGCGCCGGTGACCAAGGATACGGTCACGCACAATGCGAGTAAGAAGCCGCAGCTCCCTACCCCGCCCCGGACCATTGTGGACCCCAACGGAAACGAGTACGAGCGCCATGCCATGCTGGGCCAGGGCGGCTTTGCTCGCGTGTTCCACGTCACGGACAAGTACGGCCAGGACAAGGCGTTCAAGGTGATTGCCAAGAGTGCTATTATGCAGTCCAAGAAGAATCGCCAAAAGATCCTGGCAGAAATCATGATTCACAAGTCGCTGAAGCATGTGCACATTGTCGGCTTCGAGGACGTGTTTGAGGACTCGGAGAATGTCTACTTTGTCCTCGAGCTCTGCCACAACGGCAACATGAACGACATTGtgaagcgccgcggccgctaCCAGGAGTCCGAGGCGCGCTACTTTATGATTCAGATTCTTGCTGGGATCCAGAACATGCACAACAACTCCATCATTCACCGCGACCTGAAGCTCGGCAACGTGTTCCTCGACAAGAACATGCAGATTAAAATCGGCGACTTTGgtctcgcggcgctcctcaaATACCCCGAAGAGCGCAAGAAGACGGtgtgcggcacgccgaACTATATTGCACCCGAGATCCTCTACGACCAGGGCGACGGCCACTCGTTCGAGGTCGACGTCTGGTCTGTCGGCGTCATTCTCTACACactgctcgtcggccgcccGCCGTTCCAGACGAGCAACGTGCAAAAAATTTACGACCGCATCCGCCGTAACGACTACATGATCCCCCCGGAGGCGAACGTCTCGCACgaagcgcagcagctcatCCGCCAGATTCTCTCGCAGCGCCCTT CCGAACGCCCGTCGCTCACGGAAATCATGGACCACCCCTGGTTCAGGGCGGGGACCGTCCCGCTGCACGTCCCGTcggacgcggtgcaccAGCAGCCGTACATCCCTACGCTCACAGAGGGCGAGAGCTTGCGCAACTttgagcagctcaaggccgccgccgactgGCAGtccgacgccgagctcgaggaggccgCGCCAGAAGTCCCGGCCAAGTCCACACGCGAGGACCtccgcgtgctcgaggccgtggaAGAGAACCGCGACAGGATCGACCGCGAGTTCCAGCAGGCGATCCACCCGGGCAGCCCGATCTCGACGCTGCTCAAGGTCGGCCGCCAGCCGCTGGTCAAGGCGAACGtcccggcgccgacgaccgccACGGCGCTCACAAACAAGCTGGGCCAGatgtcgctgcgcacgcaggacAAGGAGAACGCACAacgtgcgcaccgcacggcgcctacgccgaccgacgacgcgcacctgcgccagATGACCCAGGTCGTGGCCGGCactgcgccgacgcgcccccTGACCAGTATGGAGTTGATGGTGCACTATCTCAACGATGCGTTGCACCACTTTgatgccgaggacgagagcCCCCAtgtgccgcgcgacgcggacaaTGAGGCGGTGACCATTCCCCTCCCGGTCGtggtcgagggcgaggaaGGCGAGCTCCGTGCAAagcccgcggcgccccgCCAGTTTATCATCTCCTGGCTCGACCACTCGGAGAAGTACGGGCTGGGCTATGCGCTGTGCAACGGCACGGTCGGCGTGCACTTCCGCGACTCGACAAGCATGGTGCTGGCGCCCCGCCGCCAGACCTTTGACTATGTATACAacgtgcgcctgcgcaccaccgacgctgcgccgcgcaccgaccAGCTCCGTCGCGAGAACTATGCGATTCCGGCGGGGGCCGTGCAGGGCGCGGTGTCCGAGGCCGAGTGGCTGCCCCGCGAGCTGGTGAGCAAGTTTAAGCTGATGCGCTTCTTTGAGAGCGAGATCATGGAGCGCCTGTACGGCGCCGACAGCCCCCTCACCTAcgtggacgaggagcttgcTGCAGGCATGGGCTTTGTCCACAAGTGGTACCGCTGCAAGCAGGCGATCGTCTTCCGCCTCAGCAGCGGCACTGTGCAGTTCAACTTTTACGACCATACCAAGCTCTTCCTGTCGTGCGACGGCCTCGTCGTCTCGGCGATCGACTCGCCGGACAAGACCGACGGCGTCCCGGTCCTTCGCACCTGGACCCTGGCCGAGATGGTGGCGATCGCGCACCCGCGTCGCTctgccgccgaggccgccgcggcgcaggcggtggccggcgactcggcgcgggACCGCTTCCCGCACTTTTTCCACACCaagccgagcgagcgccgcttcgTGCGCCAGCTGATGAAGAAGCTGCGCTACgtccgcgacgtgctcatgaccacgacctcggcgtcgcacgcggcagcaggcgccgcctAA
- the GAD2 gene encoding glutamate decarboxylase (COG:E; EggNog:ENOG503NVBV), whose protein sequence is MVSVSPLHAEVSSEEYARLAPQVCAMIEEWMREGEREDAFVTPYTTPAEYRSHLALPLPDEGVDDAQLMEVMRSLLKNSVNPWTDRFQAKLYSAPTVSSMCGDMLLSAMNASVHVFSGSPVLSMVEEECVRALCSIFGFGTDADGITMPGGSASNTLAVQTSLCCAFNGAFRRDGIWGLVQELSRIGRTGRGARPVLLTGVDSHFSLDRAALAAGLGTDAVVHVPSDEHGRMRPDALASLLAEMTSDPAHPFGMPFFVNATSGSTVLGAFDDLEAIAALCQQYNCWLHVDASWGGPGIFSPYLRSTVLRGTHLANSLTINPHKLLNVTHQCSFLLVRESRVLEEHAIHAGYLFHDTHTPQKTRITDMAAKTLGCGRRGEALKLYLTWRKYGTRALGEHIDQGLRLAQDVLARIRTSPALEVGPLAEPLFLQICFRPRTTISPASAANGVHTPYASGSAATRAVHAALLQQRHIAVDFAPTRSGDYLRLVIHPRTPPEHYFALVEEVARLASIE, encoded by the coding sequence ATGGTGAGTGTCTCGCCGCTTCACGCGGAGGTTTCGTCGGAGGAGTATGCGCGGCTTGCGCCTCAAGTCTGTGCGATGATCGAGGAGTGGATGCGAGAGGGAGAAAGAGAAGATGCATTCGTCACGCCCTATacgacgccggccgagtACCGCTCCCACCTGGCGCTCCCCCTGCCCGACGAAGgtgtcgacgacgcgcagtTGATGGAGGTGATGCGCAGCCTGCTCAAGAACAGCGTCAATCCATGGACCGACCGTTTCCAGGCGAAGCTGTACTCTGCGCCGACGGTGAGCAGCATGTGCGGCGACATGCTCCTCTCGGCGATGAACGCCTCCGTCCACGTCTTTTCCGGCTCGCCCGTGCTGAGCATGGTCGAGGAGGAGTGTGTGCGTGCACTGTGCTCCATATTTGGTTTTGGCACGGACGCGGACGGCATAACGATGCCCGGCGGCAGTGCGTCGAACACGCTTGCCGTTCAGACCTCGCTGTGCTGTGCGTTTAACGGCGCGTTCCGCCGCGACGGTATCTGGGGCCTGGTCCAAGAGCTCTCGCGTATCGGGCGCacgggccgcggcgcgcgcccggtGCTGCTCACCGGCGTCGACAGCCACTTTAGTCTGgaccgtgcggcgctcgcagccggcctcggcaccgacgcggTGGTGCACGTTccgagcgacgagcacggccgcaTGCGCCCCGACGCACTCGCATCCCTGCTCGCAGAAATGACGAGCGACCCAGCTCACCCCTTTGGTATGCCCTTTTTCGTGAACGCCACAAGCGGCTCGACGGTGCTGGGCGCATTTGACGACCTGGAGGCGATTGCCGCGCTCTGCCAGCAGTACAACTGCTGGCTGCACGTCGATGCGTCGTGGGGCGGCCCCGGGATCTTTTCGCCGTacctgcgctcgaccgtGCTCCGGGGGACGCACCTGGCCAACAGCTTGACCATTAATCCCCACAAGCTCCTCAATGTCACGCACCAGTGCTCCTTTTTGCTGGTGCGCGAGTCGCGTGTACTGGAAGAGCACGCGATCCACGCTGGCTACCTATTCCATGACACCCATACCCCCCAGAAGACGCGCATCACGGACATGGCCGCCAAGACGCTCggctgcggccggcggggcgaggcgctgaagCTGTACCTGACCTGGCGCAAgtacggcacgcgcgcgctcggcgaacACATCGACCaaggcctgcgcctcgcacAAGACGTCCTCGCACGCATCCGGACGTCCCCCGCGCTGGAAGTCGGCCCACTGGCCGAGCCGCTCTTTTTGCAAATCTGTTTCCGTCCGCGGACTACGATCAGccccgcaagcgccgccaaCGGCGTCCACACGCCGTACGCGtccggctcggcggcgacgcgcgccgtgcatgccgcgctcctgcagcagcggcaCATTGCGGTCGACtttgcgccgacgcgcagtGGCGACTACCTGCGGCTGGTCATCCATCCTCGCACCCCCCCGGAGCACTACTTTGCGCTCGTGGAGGAAGTCGCGCGGCTTGCTTCGATAGAGTGA
- a CDS encoding uncharacterized protein (COG:S; EggNog:ENOG503P0A8), translating to MARSAAAEAWRADLERLYAGRDQGTTYTWALDDGQESAHAVMVHARLHGVLRRWLLRSPWPWKRKGSLRGARAARLVRCVVRWMYTDRGGDWIDELGTHLAAPREEVCASMQPIHKDLLEAARGARGTAIGQGVQVDADLYKARCTPKASTLRHEPARIVAQMIYAADIRTELRDAQEALDPTFLEAAETLDALHVRGASKYVRMLAWERTTAYPGLGTRAAALVEKDADLFPMLLPLLASEYVAQCCTDLGAFSAAHRDAVVAAIGANPDALVASVAAHPHPPYAPLFLKHFEAAVATPTWKELVRKGDRAIVAVLGLVSHDLTPSNAGVRYEQLVGHVLLADEPPWPSGSVLASLEELRDTIVRYLQHHWVAVRAMHGFEPLANWCIKELSAALDVDAHALREHSKPSNPQVSARSSVFAMTSAGLGDRGAERDPPELRRGPW from the exons ATGGCGCGttccgccgcggccgaggcatGGCGTGCGGACCTGGAGCGGCTGTACGCTGGACGTGATCAGGGCACGACGTACACAtgggcgctcgacgacggccAAGAGTCGGCACATGCAG TGATGGTCCACGCACGGCTGCatggcgtgctgcgccgatGGCTGCTCCGCTCGCCCTGGCCATGGAAACGCAAGGGGTCGCTGcggggcgcacgcgcggcacggcTTGTGCGATGCGTCGTCCGGTGGATGTATACCGATAGAGGAGGGGACTggatcgacgagctcggcacgcacctcgcagcaccgcgcgaGGAGGTCTGTGCGTCGATGCAGCCAATCCACAAGGACCTACTGGAAGCGGCCAGAGGCGCACGGGGCACAGCCATCGGACAGGGGGTGCAAGTGGATGCGGATTTGTACAAGGCGCGGTGCACACCGAAAGCATCGACGCTCCGCCACGAACCCGCGCGCATCGTTGCGCAGATGATCTATGCGGCCGACATCCGTACGGAGCTGCGTGACGCACAAGAGGCACTTGATCCGACGTttctcgaggcggccgaaACTCTagatgcgctgcacgtccgcggcgcgtccaaGTACGTACGCATGCTCGCATGGGAGCGGACCACGGCCTACCCCGGCCTCGGCAcccgcgctgcggcgctcgtggaGAAGGATGCCGACCTGTTTCCAATGCTCCTGCCGCTCCTCGCTTCGGAGTATGTAGCGCAGTGCTGCACGGACCTGGGTGCATTctctgcagcgcaccgcgacgcagTGGTCGCTGCCATCGGCGCGAATCCagatgcgctcgtcgcgagcgtTGCAGCACACCCGCATCCTCCGTACGCCCCCCTTTTTCTGAAGCACTTTgaggcggcggtcgcgacACCGACGTGGAaagagctcgtgcgcaaaGGCGACCGTGCTATCGTCGCTGTACTTGGCCTCGTATCGCACGACCTCACCCCGTCGAACGCCGGCGTGCGgtacgagcagctcgtcggccacgTCCTCCTTGCTGACGAGCCGCCGTGGCCGAGCGGGTCGGTCTtggcctcgctcgaggagcttcGCGATACAATTGTGCGGTACCTCCAGCACCACTGGGTCGCGGTGCGTGCCATGCACGGATTTGAGCCACTGGCCAACTGGTGCATCAAAGAgctgagcgccgcgctcgacgtcgatgcgcacgcgctaCGCGAGCATTCCAAGCCGAGCAACCCCCAAgtgtcggcgcgctcctccgTCTTTGCCATGACGTcggccggcctcggcgatcgcggcgcggagcgcgacccacccgagctgcgccgcggcccc TGGTGA
- the PRI1 gene encoding p48 polypeptide of DNA primase (COG:L; EggNog:ENOG503NUZP), translating into MQAPERSAAAAPLYTDTSLDDVLATVDERELDRDESVDPMALLAYYRRLLPFRSLFTWLNQDVALTRSFTNREFAFTLQNDAYLRYQSFSSWDDWKKEVCRLNPSRFEIGPVYSAKPKDRKTMQKATFRPVERELVFDIDMTDYDEIRTCCSDKSICARCWRLIAVAVEVLDSVLREDFGFRHLIWVYSGRRGIHCWVSDPEARGLPDEARKALVGWTEVIRGSANQAKKVSLGSAAPGAPRALHPSLRRALGADVLANSGSNGQSSAARGPLQRAFFDVILRDQDCFREQERWETLLALLPANETEAVGRLQNKWSAAPRSSVQKWDDVLDAASRSAERARLAWIAALEDIVLQYTYPRIDSEVSKRQNHLLKSPFVVHPSTGRICVPLELEQIQGFDPQTGAPTVAQLLRELNKYEAQHPDASPNSHTKGEWEKTSLRPYVEQFDRASAKLLREMRDAKRATTKHSLDF; encoded by the coding sequence ATGCAGGCGCCGGAACGGAGcgcagccgctgcgccgttGTACACGGATACGAGCCTGGACGATGTGCTCGCgacggtcgacgagcgtgaGCTCGATCGCGACGAGTCGGTGGACCCCatggcgctgctggcgtACTACCGCCGCCTCCTGCCGTTTCGCTCCTTGTTCACCTGGCTGAACCAGGACGTGGCCTTGACGCGCAGCTTTACCAACCGTGAATTTGCGTTTACGCTACAGAACGATGCATACCTGCGTTACCAGTCTTTTTCGAGCTGGGACGACTGGAAGAAGGAGGTCTGTCGCTTGAATCCGTCGCGTTTCGAAATTGGGCCCGTGTACAGTGCCAAGCCCAAGGACCGCAAGACGATGCAGAAGGCGACCTTTCGcccggtcgagcgcgagctcgtaTTCGATATTGATATGACGGACTATGACGAGATCCGGACATGCTGCTCGGACAAGAGCATCTGCGCCAGGTGCTGGCGCCTGATTGcggtcgccgtcgaggtgctcgacagCGTGCTCCGCGAAGACTTTGGGTTCCGCCACCTGATCTGGGTCTACTCGGGCCGCCGTGGTATCCACTGCTGGGTATCCGATCCAGAGGCACGAGGTCTTCCGGACGAGGcccgcaaggcgctcgtcggctgGACGGAAGTGATccgcggcagcgcgaaCCAGGCCAAAAAGGTCTCGCTCggctccgccgcgccgggagcgccgcgtgcgctgcacccgagcttgcgccgcgcactcggcgcggatGTCCTCGCGAATTCGGGGTCAAATGGGCAGTCGTCCGCTGCGCGGGGGCCGCTCCAGCGCGCATTCTTTGACGTGATCCTTCGCGACCAGGACTGCTTccgcgagcaggagcgctGGGAAACGCTGCTCGCCCTCCTTCCTGCGAACGagaccgaggcggtggGACGCTTGCAGAACAAGTGgtccgcggcgccgcgctcgagcgtgcaAAAGTGGGACGACGTGCTggacgccgcgtcgcgcagcgcagaaCGCGCGCGGCTTGCGTGGATCGCGGCACTCGAGGATATCGTGCTGCAGTATACCTATCCCCGCATCGACTCGGAAGTGAGTAAGCGCCAGAACCACTTGCTCAAGTCACCGTTTGTCGTGCATCCCTCGACAGGGCGCATCTGTGTTCCCCttgagctcgagcagatccAGGGCTTTGACCCGCagaccggcgcgccgaccgtcgCCCAGCTCTTGCGCGAGCTGAACAAgtacgaggcgcagcacccGGATGCGTCGCCCAACTCGCACACCAAAGGCGAGTGGGAAAAGACGAGTCTCCGGCCGTATGTCGAGCAGTTCgaccgcgcctcggccaagctcctgcgcgagatgcGCGACGCAAAGCGCGCTACGACCAAGCACTCGCTCGACTTTTAG
- the IST1 gene encoding Vacuolar protein sorting-associated protein ist1 (COG:Z; BUSCO:EOG09264PK5; EggNog:ENOG503NW5R), whose amino-acid sequence MPRWNGARTKIQLKLAIQRARMLQEKKESLAKQARREIADLVQRGKMETAHVKTESLIMEDVHIELLELLELYCETLHARFALLELNTTEPEDAVKEPLMGLLHAAHRTELPELHVLRDMLAARYGAELAQAALDNADECVSPRVTKKLAFHMPPEELVHAYLSEICKAYEVPFGDDVETGTEVVQGGNEGATATDAADAPEKAAPSAPADTSPPAAAAPSEWDALMNRFAALKKRS is encoded by the exons ATGCCGCGGTGGAATGGGGCGCGGACCAAGATCCAGCTGAAGCTCGCGATTCAGCGCGCGCGTATGCTGcaggagaagaaggagtCGCTTGCGAagcaggcgcggcgtgagATTGCAGACCTCGTGCAGCGAGGCAAGATGGAGACGGCGCACGTCAAGACCGAGTCGCTGATTATGGAGGACGTGCACATTGAGttgctcgagctgctcgagctgtactgcgagacgctgcacgcgcggtttgcgctgctggagcTGAATAC GACAGAGCCCGAGGACGCAGTCAAGGAGCCGCTCATGGGACTGCTgcatgccgcgcaccgcaccGAGCTGCCCGAGCTGCATGTCTTGCGCGATatgctcgcggcgcggtacggtgccgagctcgcgcaggcggcgctcgacaatgCGGATGAGTGTGTCTCGCCGCGGGTCACTAAAAAGCTCGCGTTCCACATGCCGCCGGAGGAGCTTGTTCATGCGTATCTAAGCGAGA TATGCAAAGCGTACGAAGTGCCATTTGGCGACGATGTAGAGACAGGGACAGAAGTCGTGCAAGGCGGGAACGAGGGTGCGACAGCGACCGAcgctgcagacgcgccCGAGAAAGCCGCCCCAAGCGCCCCTGCCGACACATCGCCCccggccgctgccgcgccgtccgaATGGGATGCGCTCATGAACCGGTTTGCGGCGCTCAAAAAACGTTCATAA